In Anopheles arabiensis isolate DONGOLA chromosome 2, AaraD3, whole genome shotgun sequence, the genomic window CACCCTTGGTGCCGTTAGTGCCTTCCTCGTTGGTGGCTGGTTCGACCACGGTACCATTGCTGGTGCTACCGTTGTTGAGATTGTTGTTAGCCACCACCACGGCGGCACCGGCGGTACTGCTGGCGAGCAGTAGGTTCTCCTTCTCCGTCACGGACTTGTCGAACTGCACGTTACCgccgttggtgttgttgttgttgttgttgatgttgttgttaatGGTGCTACTGTTGGCTAGGGTgtcactgctgctactgctgctattgctactggtggtgttgttgttgctcagCGACAGGGACTCCATCGCCTGTTCCAGGGACTGGTGTTGggtctgttgctgctgctgctgctgctgctcttgtcGAATTTCGGACGCAATGAACGAATCGGTCATCGATATGGTAGATGCGGACATGGCAGTACCGGTTGGTAGGGCGGCCGGCGTGGACGAAAGTACAATCTGGCTCTTGGACATGGCATTTTCCTTGTCGTCTTCGTTATTctaaaatcaaacacaatatCATTAAGCATTTCGTCTTGTAGCAACACTTTCAACACGTGCTCACACACGTGTTACGGGCAATTTACCTTTGTCGGCGTATTGTTGGCCGCTCCCTTGGCACGGGTACGGGACATGATTGCTTCAACGCGCTTCCGGCGTTCCTCGcgctccttttcctccttcttcAGCCGCTCGGCCATCTCGACGCGCTGCCGTTCGGCTTCCTCGCGCGCCTTACGCTCGGCCTCCTCGCGCTCCGCCTTTTGCCGAGCTTCCTCTTCGCGCCGCTTGCGCTCCTCCTCATCCCGTCGACGTGCCTCCTCGATGGCCTGCTGGAGCCGCTCCTCCTCCATGCGCCGCTGCTCCTCGGCCAGCCGGATCGTTTCCTCTTCCAGCTTGCGCAGGCGCTCTTCTTCCTCCAGGATGCGCTGCCGCTCGGCCTGCTCCTCGGCCTCGATACGCTTGCGCTCCAGTTCCGCCAGTCGTTCGGCTTCCTCACGCGCCAGACGACGGCGCTCGGCCAGTGCAGCCTTTGCTTCCTCCTCCGTGTTGATGCGCTTGGCGATCATGGAAGCGGTCATTGCGTCAGCCCCGGCCCCAGATACTTCAACAGTCAAACTACCGTTAACGTTCTCTGGTACCTCTTCCGCGACCATCACCGTAGGCTCTGCTGCTTGAACAGCACTAACGTCCTGTTGCTCCAATGGagcttgctgttgttgcttcgtGGTTGGCGCTTGTTCTACTACCTCCACCGTAACGGCTTCTTCTGCTTGCTTTGGTAGTTCAGCGTCCTCTGTCTGTGCGGGTGCCGGAGCTTCTTGCTGCACCGGAACCACCAcctcttcctgctgctgctgtggctgttCCTCTTGTCCGAACGATTGATCCACCTCTACCAGTGAAGCCTGCTGCGAGCCATCGTCACGTTGCAGGATCGCTTCCTGCTGGGCGCTCAGCTCTTCCACCTTGGGAGCAGCAACCGACGGCGGTTCCTGTTTGgcttccaccaccactgcaTCATCCTTTTGAGCGGGAGTCTTCGACGCCGGGACCTTCTTGGGGCCATCGGCCGATTTCTTCAACGAATCCAGCAGGTTGCGCGATGCCTTCTCCGGTCCAGGCGATTGCAGCGGCGTAGAGGACGCTTTTGGTGTGGCGCCTCTCGCGCCCGCAGAACGTTTCTCTGCCGAGTGCAGCGTCAACGGTTTCTTCGTGGGCGTTTCCGTGCCGGATGCGGATTTTGCAGGGGTCGTGGTGATGCTGCCGGAACCAGCGCTCGATAGCCGATGTTTGCTGGTCGCGCTAGATATACCGCTGCCGGTCGATGCGCCGGATCCTGTCTTTGGGAGTGGAGGTTTATCTGCAAAAGGGTTTGAACCAGAACACATTGAATGAGTATCGCTGTAATGTACAGGACCTTCCGAATCCTACCACCATGGAAATGGATTTCACGAGCGAAAAAGAACCCTCGCAAGAAATCATTTCTTGACTCTTAATGGAACTTGACTGGGAAGTGTTAGTATTATACAgaattgcaaacaaacaaataatcgAAATGGCAAAATTTGTAAAAGCCCACGTTTGATTGTTCAATAATTTTTGACACCTTGCAAACTTCAATAAATCAtaagcaattaaaacaaagctcgTTTAGAAATAGTTAGACTCGAAGGAGTTTCCCATCCTCAGTTCCCTTGTGTTGGGGTATATTGGCAGAAGTTGTTGGCGAATGAAAGTTGTTGTTCAGAGTGCAAATCTACAATTTTGTGGGCAAATGATTTTGAAAGCTTCAATGAAATATTACTACACAGTTGGATTTCGCAACAGATATCGAAGAGCTTGATAACTATTAATTGTGCATCAATTTACTCGTTAGTTAGCTAAATCGCTCGACAGTTTAGCAACGGATACAGACATTGATATGATTGTATATTTACAATTGAAGTGCAATTGACGCTATTGGGTGATACATTCATTCTTCGGCGAGTAACGTGGAGTATTCGTGTTAATGGGGAGAGGGGAGCGACGAACGCGCTAAGATCGCGAGAGAAAACGTGAGGATTAAAACTtaacaacaaagaaaaacacacaaaccttcCTTCAGGCCGGAAGCAGATACGCCCGTGACGGCGATACTGGCCGGTCGTGGTTTACGTTGTGCTGGCAGGGTTCGTCGATATACGATACCGGACGCGGTCGTCGAGCTGGACATTGCACTTCCTGGCCGCGAAGTGTTCAGACTGGTGGGCGTCATTTCACCGGAACGAAGACCTGTGTATTTTCCATCCCCCAAACGGCCAGAAGAATTCATCATTTCGTCCACAGAAAGAGGACGGCCCGCCACATCAACATGACGCAcgtacaagcacacacaaatccatCGCACAGATACGAATACAACGTAGCCAAGGGGTGGTGGGGAAGGTGTGAGGGTTGTTAACAGGAATATTTAAGATATAAACGTAACAACACAGCATGATCATATGGAGACACGGACACAGATGGGACCATTAGCGGCATTGTTGCGTTTTGCGTGTACGTGTGCGAAGAGGGTGTTTGTTAGGGCGTTCGATGCGTGTGTAACGTCCAGGGCAGCCGCAACACAATTAGGCCAAGGATACAGACGATTATCGATACAACGAATCGAAAAGGAGGTTTATTCGGAGGTTTTgtagagcgagcgagagagagggaaggaatgaaaagaaaagaagagaacATCGAATAATCAGATGGAGGTAATGAGTTGTATGTACATGTGTGTAGGTATGTAGCTGTATATTGTTTGTTGGTATTAGCGAGTAATAATgttgaaacacaaaaaaaccataaCACTGTAAAATTATCTATTGCTTTAAAACATCCAGAAAGAGGTTGAAAGAGCAGTAGATGTAAGTAGTATGTACAGTTGCAGCATAACAGAATGCGAAAGGCCTCAGAACAACGTGTCACTTAACATATGCAACAAACGAAGTAATATTCAATAGGCGAGAATACGAATAAGCAGTCATGAGATGAAGGTTTAATTCGATGGAGAGATGAGCTTTTCGTATCGTTTAACTACCAAGCAAGATGTGAAAAAATAAGATGTTTGCAGTAATATTAGGTTAAAATGTGGATTAGAAGTCTAATGAAACGAGTTAAGTTCCGGTGAGATGTTAGAGTTAGAGGCACTACGAGCGTGTTGACTCTATAGTACGTGTTAGAGAGGTTGTTGATGGTGAATGTGTATGTGGGTGTAGTTATTGTTTTGCCAATACACCACAGTCTGAAGAATCATAAACCTAAAGAGCACCAGGCATCTTGCTGGGAGAGTACCTGAGCTTCAATGCTTCACAGCAATACAATGGTTATCAgtacaaccaccaccagcaggtGCTGTAGACTTAATTGTACGTGTTAAAAGTTCAGCAGTCCCGTTAGTGCAGCAACCCCATCGACCCCTATCGGTACCTCCCAAGAGAAATGCGTAGCCAAAAATTAGCAAAGGTAAATAGAAGGATATCTTGAAAAACCCCCCATCCGCCAGGGAATAGCTTCTGGGCCCGCGATTAGCATGTTGCTGTGTCCCAATCCCACACACTTATTCGGTTCGCGATTGATTCGAGGCTATCGAGACTGAGCGAGACGCTTGAGACCCACCGTTCGTCACCAGGAGCTGATTCTGATGCTGttggtgatgctgctgttgctgctgatggtggtggtactgcTGGCGGAGACGCTCGGTTTTGGTGATGCGCGGTGTGCTGCCGGCCGTGTTCAGCTGGGACATGCTCTTGGAGGTATCGTTGCGACGCATGGGCGACGTGCTGCCACTGTTAATTGACGACGAATTGAACGATGACTTGCGACCTCCGCCGAAGCCGGGACTGCGGCCGGAATTCGAGTCCTGCGATTGGTTCCGATACTTGGCACCGCTGCCGGCCAGCTGAGACATGCTGCGTGACATTCGCTTGCTGTTGCCGCCGCTACCGGTCGGCGACGAGCGGGACGAGGACAGTGACAAACGGGTAAGGTTCTCCAGCTCCAGGGCCTGACGGCGCTCGCGCTCCAGAATCGCGCTGATGTGCTCGCCGTTGCGTCGTCGTGGTTGCGCCAGCTGATCCAAGCGTGTCATCGAGAACGCTCGGCCTTTGGTTGGTGGTACGTCCGGATTTTCGGGTTTCGTGTGTCGAGTGGGAGTaggtggttgtgtgtgtgtgtgccgtaaCGGAGGTGGCGGTGGTAGAGGTGAGGTGGGCGCATCAATTCGGCAAACATCAGAATATCCATCGATATTTCATCGTCGAACGAGAAAAGTAATTGGGTAcgtgattgtatgtgtgtatttgtgtgtgtatatttatgTGGGCGTTCATGTGGGATTATGCGTTTTAGTGTTAATATTCGATatgatgagtgtgtgtattttgtgacAGCCATCATCATGCAGAGAGGACGAGCAATGAGTTGAGttgaaatatattttgtttcgagtcaaataaaaaaaaagaaggtaaaggaagaaaagcaaaaagaaaactccgatcaataaaataaaccattgcTACACAATACGATGCACAAAATTCCAATGTTCTAATGATTTCGTTCCTTTCACTGTAACATTTTGTCCGTCTTGCAGCACGTGGGTGCCGCCATCGTGTAACGAGAGATGTAGTGAAGAATGAGCGCGAATGATCATGGTATGATGGGCAGTAAACAACATCTATAGGCCACTACTACTATGCAAATAATTGAACTGATGATCCACAAAAGTAACGCTCTACGGCTTGATGAGAGACTGGAGTTACCCGCGCACATGCAGAAaacaacacatgcacactcaGCTGCGCGATCGATAATCCGAACGAAAGGATAACCGCACTTAAGATAACATTTCTTCGATCACAACCGATACATCAGTACATCGCACGGAAGCGGGTATGTTGGGTAAGAGGGCAGTAGAGTagtgaagcaaaagcaaacacaagtAGAAGCATGTGGTAAGAGTTGTACAACGATGATgactttcttcttctgtacGCGCGATAGTGTGCAGACCGAAAAAAGAACGAGCTTGAGACAATCCGAAAGACTAGCGGAAGACTAGGTGTGGGGGGGTGAGATATGGCCCTCATGCAAAGTTGTGTTGAGAAAAATCAATCATACTGAATAATGAATGCCAATATACAATTTGCCAATGATAAAGTAGTAAAATCGCATGAAACATAATGGATAACTTAGGAAAGAGTACTTTTGAAAAGCCGCAAACATGGCACATAACGAATAAGAGAGCGTTTCAGGCATAAAGACAACACAAGGTAACATACATTAAAccgaacaaaacgaaaccgaaCAAGAACGAAAACAGAACGcataaacaaaactaaacaaataTGCTAAAAAGAAAATAGTAGACGCGTACGCCAAAGCAATAAAATACTACCTGGTGTTCTGGGAGTGTGTGTACCGAGAGACGATCTAGAGCTATCACGAGGACTAGGAATGGTAGGCATTAGATCGGTCTTTCGACGATTGACAGTGCGCTGATAGTTCATTTCTGCTGTATCGTCTGCaggagaaacagagagaaagtgaTAGAAAGatagggagaaagagagaaagagagacagaggaagaagaaagcaaagagGTCGAAGAAGAGTAGAAAGGAGTGGATGGGGGAGTGGCGGAAAAacaagggaagggaagaaCACAAAAGTAGTGTCACCGATGTCAAGGAAATCGGTTCGATGGACAACAAACAATCAGTATGTGTGGCCGGCATGGAAACCCCGTGAAAAGaaaattagtaaaaacaaGAGAacatagaaaagaaaagaaagaaagaaaggtaTGAGTTATGTGTGCGGACAGAATGCCGGACAGTACGTTTATCGTTAACCACCCACCGGAGACAGGTGTGTTGTTGCCGAAGCGTTGCATTTCGACGTGGTGTTGGAGTAAAGGTAGTAGAGATAGTCGAGATGAGAGACACATAACGTGGCAGAGGGATGGAGGggtaagaaaggaaatgaagaaataacacagaaaaagtaaacatggaaagaaaaagacagaaagagacaaaaatgaatttaattatatGTCAACAAATCTTCACGTGAGAAGTTTTCGTTAGTCACCGAAagagttttgttatttttgcagTGGTTTTATACACAATTTGGGGTTTAGTCGActttggaaaggaaaatttGTTAAACATATCACAACAACTGGTAGTCAAAAGTTGTAATATAGTAGTTATTTAGGTATATTCAACACAGCATGCTTCTAGGAATTCATACAATTCACGTTAAGAGccaatttgtaaaacaaaaactatcaaATTCAATTTAGAAGAAGTAAACATAACGAACACAGTTTGAGATAGAGTTACTTAGTTGAACCACAAACATAACATACATTCACTTTCATCATGGCGTTCAAACATGcacaaacattaaacaaaaacataaatgaaagGATAAGTGTGCTAGTTTGAAAGAGTAAAgattgcaaaaagaaaagaaaaaaacggaacaacaGAACAAGGAAGAAACGCTCTTCGTAATAGTTTTATGCGCTATAGAAGCTATAATAATATCCGActgaatgtaaataaatacaaagCATTCGTTCCACATTTATACATTGAGCGGCGGAATGTACTTTCCAAACGAAAGCTTCACTGAGTACAGAACATTTTACTgagaaatagaaacaaaccCAGAACGAATCAACTTGCTAGTCGACAATAACCAGCcacacccaaacaaaaaatgagagCAAAACGTCAGTCAACACAACGTCATGGTAACATCCTAACTGAACTAACTATTTATTTACAATCATTCCACTGGAGAACAAAAGCCAGGCGCCAAAATGCTGAGAAGGCAAACAGgatttaacaacaacaaccacaacaacgcGAATAACCAGAGTAACAAAGACATGTTTGCAACCGAAAGAGTAAAAGACGAGGTGGTAAAGCAATAGAAATGttggaataaaattaaaaaaagacaaacagaTGGTGTAACTGAAAATAGTAAGGTGCGGAATAAACTAAAAGAGATGTAACAAACTGATGCGAATGTATATAACAGTGCGGACAAACTTAAAACCTTtgcgaaagaaatgaaagaaaaacaaatgagTAGGAGTTGAAACCAGAGCAGAATGTACAAAAGGGAGAAATGAAGCTGAAACTGattattgaaaatgaaatcaaaacaaataaaagtgCACACCAAAACGAAACGTTTGAACAGGGATGCAAAAGAAGGCAAAGGAGAAATAGAAGGCATTGCTGTTCTTCCATTGGAGTCGCAAGAACACGCATAAAGGATGGCTTTACCCTTTCCGCTAGCATAATTGCGCGAAGCTGCCGGTTGATATTCGGCAGCCGTCGGAGGATCGTCGATGTTGATGCCGGACCCAGCCAGCGAGAACGTTAGCTTTCTCGGACACTCGCTGGTGCTCGTCCAGTTGAACACCTCGTACATCGAGCTGGACATTCGCCGTTGGTCTGTGGGTGGGCACGAACACACAACCCGGAGGCCACCGTTGGGAgggttttgttatttcaattttcaccatGGCATACGGATAGGGTACGGGACAGTCAACACAAGCCAGCAGGAACCACAATGAAGAAATGGACACCAAAAGTGCCCAGAGAAGAACAATCGATGAAAGTAAGAAATCGGTCAAACAACAAGACAAGTACAGCATCCGGGTATTTCGTCCATTATCGCGAAACGATCGCGAACGAGAAGGGAGGGTGTGATTTTGAAGGAGCATATCCGATTGTTTGAAGTGTAGCATTTGAAGCGGGTTGTGTGAAAATCATGTACGAAAGAGAACAGAATTGAAAAAGGAGATTAACATGTGGCGCAAACCGAGAAAGAGGAAGTAGAGAACGTTTTGCTAGCGTATGTATGAAACTCATTAACAGAAACACAAGAGAAATACATTAAGTTTGATTATCACAGCACATTCAATGATTCGTAAACTGAAACGGAACGCTAAACAGTATCGAACATTGTAAAGCATAAGGATAGGAAACCGTCCAGAAAATATAGGTAAAGAAGAAACCCGTATGATTGTATGCTAAGAGCAGAAAGAGAGGACCGCTAACTAAATAGAAGGCGCTTGGTTAGGATGGAAACAATAGTCAGAAAGACAACATAGTGTTCTTGTAGTTGCATTAATGTAACGCAGCAGTCCTatccaaataaaaaagaaacatcacTGTAAGCAAACCACGACCAGCAGCAGTTGTGTACTAAAACCAATAAGGCAAAGCTTAAAAGAAGATACTTCAGATTGATGACCGACTATCGATCGGACGGGGCACAGCGAGCACTCGAAAAACTCTTTGCGTGTGTTCGAACAAACGGTGAAACACTATTTATGATAACATCCACTAAACATAGCgcaagaaaaattaaaatttcatgaAACGGAGAGCATAATCTCCGTTGCACAATTGTGTAAAGATATTCTGCAAACATCTCCATTTCGTCGTAATAACATATCTTCCTACAAAAGCTTAACATTTGACCAGCGTACCGTAGGATCTACACTAAACGGAACGGAATAATATCTAACACGAGCTCTACGATAATGCTCCACCACGACTCAGATGATCACATCGAAAGGAACATGGATTCTATGGAACGTGTGTGATGTCGGACTAACCGCATCCACGCGTAATGAGAATGCGTTATGGATGAATGTGTTGTTGAAATCGACGAGTGTCGTTTCATGTGGCATTTTGTGACCTAATACTGCGGAGCACCTTCTCCGACTGCAGTTTCCGCCGGGACTGTTCAACAAACTACAGCGATCGCCATCATCTCAAATCCAGAATACGTACCGTCGGTCGATCGGTCGAGACCACTGGCAGAGGTAGCTCGCTTCTTCGACGCACTGTCGGTTAGTTCGCGCTCGGAACTACGCCTCGTTAATGCCGCCCCTGTATACGCTACGTTCGTAATGGATGTGGCTCTAAAAGTGTTAAAAGAAAGACGTTAGCAGATTACTCGTTGTCTGATATCCTGCCACAATCGCCCAGAGTAGCCAACACCCTGGATCCTGGGCACGACACTTACCTCCTATGAGCCCAGAACGAGCTGCACATGCCACTGTCACTGGTATCGATCATCCGCGGTGTCGACGATCCGAAAGCGAACTGGATCGAGCCTCGATCGTTGCGTCGTTTCGTCTCCATGCGCTGATCCCGCTCCTGGTTCTTGCGCAGTATGTACTCCCGCCGCTCGTTATCGGCCTCGATGATGGCCCGGCGACGCTCCTCGACCTGTGACCGTCGGTCGCTTTCCCGCCTCCGCAGGTCGTCCATCCGGCGGCGTCGTTCTTCCTCCTTCTGCTCGCGGAACTTTTGCGCCGCTAGTGCTTGTGCCTTCAGCTCCTCGAGCTTCTTCTGCCGCTCCTCGTTCTGTCGTTCCTTCATCTGTTTTATTCGTTCCTCACGTTCCTTTTGCAGTTCTGGAGAAAGGGTGGCATTGATGGTGGCGAAAAGCAAAGTAAAAAGGGTTGAATGTTAGTAGCAGCAGTATGCAGCGATGCGTTTTCTCAGGGGCGAGGGGGTACGATCTATAAAATATTACAGGCACACGAGGAGCGGAGAGGGCAAGTATGCGTGCAGGACACTGCCTTAATTTTACGCTTAATTAAGCATCTTTCATTACAAAGGATCGATTAAATCGTGGAATCTATCAGATCATTGATGAACAATTCATTAGATTTGATTGCAAAACTAAACACTTTCTGCATTATTGCATATTAATCTTTCCAATTTCGGCAAGTTATATCCAATGCTTATGCTCAATCTACGGCACGCAGGGTTAGTTCAATACATCGATAGCAACAAGAAGGAGTTTAGTTGATCTTAACGTGCGATTAAAAGTAATCTAGGGAAAAGAGTAACAACGTTCTGTTAATAGGAACAACGCATGGATCCCGTTGTTCGTCTACGAcaacaatagcaaaaaaaaacaacgatcaTGTTATTATTATGCACACGTGGTCAGAGCACACGCCACGAcaacaacagtaaaaaaaccGCATTGCCGCCGTAGCATTAATGGTCGCTCGAGTGTACCACCAACCATGTGTGGTTGAAACACATGGTAATCATTTACACCCAGGACTTTGCTGCTACTGACGAGCGCAACGCGACTTCGGCCTGCAGTATACCTTCTGTGTTTCTACCATTATCGACGCTATCATCGCCGACGCAAGCAAACCAGTGAAGAGTGTGCGCAACGGACTGTTCGTGCAGTCGATCTGGACACGGTCCAGCCCGGTTTGCAGTGCAAGAGCGAGCACAAGAAGTGTTGTGTAGacgatggaaaatggaaatataAAGAACAGGAAACACTATCATTAGAAGGGCGCGCGGGTCTATCTTATGATAGAGGCTTCATCATCTCTTTCATTGAACGTTGGCGCAATTAACTTCACTGATAAACCATACGGAAAACCCTTCACAATGGACAGTAGCTTCATTCCAGTTCAAACGACGTGAGTTCATTTCGTAGCTTCTTGTCCTGCATCCGCCCCGGAGATCACCTGCTGGCGCAACCTGCGTTGTCAGCTTGTACTGCGGTGAAGTTGTCCATATTTGGTCACTTACCTCTATTGGCTGAAGACGGCCTTGACTGTTTTTGTACGGTCGCATCTCTGTTTCCAGCTGAAGATGACGAGCGCCGACAACGGGGAAAGAAAGGGAAGAGAAGAGCGAAAAagcaacaatcaaaacaatgaaCTTTTAATGCGAGAGTTGTGATGAAAATACGGGAACAACATCGCCGACAGCTTGTTGTGACAGGTTGTGCAAAATCTGGATAATTGCCGACACGGTGGTACTCTGCTGTCAGTATCGATTAGTGCAAAACGCCGATATAAATTCACAGCACGTCCCAGAGACAGCTAAgacaatgcaaacaaacagtggTTTGAGGGTAATGATGATTGTCAATCTGACCAGAACGGCTTGTGAGGAGTTCAGTCACAGTAACGTTATCTTAAATTATGTACGTGACTGCTGGAGATGATTCCCAAACAGGTGGTCTTCATTTGACACAACACATCATGTACAAAGGAAAGGGCCATTTGAACAGTGAATAGATTTAGAATTAACATTCCCGACAGCTCAGTGACTTCCTTCGGTCAACCATTCTTACCTAGACTAAATTGAACATGGCGTGCCTTCCGCGTTCccaacagctgctgctgatcggtCAGGCTCAAATTCTCGCGGGACAATGATTTCACTAATATGCCGCGCAGCACTGCGAGCGTCGTGCTCGGAATACGATCACTTTCATCGGTCAACATGATGGCGCTTGAGTGCACTGATTCATTGAAACTGTCATCGTCGATCAAACCCATTACCATCAGGCAAGGGGACACACCGGGTCACAAGCACTTGTACTGCAGAATATCACAACGATGAAAAGATTTTAGTGTCTATTGCCCACCCATCGACTGAAAACATCAATCATCTGCACAGAATTGTACATCCAGCATGAATATCCTCTCTGGAGCGTTTGATACTTCGCACTTATCGGAATACAAAACACTGCGTTACAACCCcacacaaacaagcacaacCTATCGCTCTAGCTCTAGATGCTCTAGCGCAAGTCACGTTCCTGGTACGCTCTCCGTGTCATGAGAacgacgacacacacacaacagctgGATGATATCTTACCCCAACCGAAACGCTCTACAGTCTGAAAAGCCCCACACAAAGGTGCACCTTCTGCGAGCTATCAAAACGTGGCGTTGACAGTTGGCCCGTGCTACTTGTGCCCCAATCCACCCCTAACTACCAACACACTAACAATTTCTCTCATTCATCGCCGGAGCAACCATCCCCCCTTCAATGTGTAGCTGTGCGCCGTGAAGAAGTGTGTACATACCCCGGCCGTATGCTAAACACCCATGTCCAATTTGCTATTCGCACCTCGCACACTAACACATCCTGAGTCATAATCTTCGAACACGCTGACATTGAGAGTTGTTTATGGCTCTTACTCGCAGCAAAAGTGGATTGTATCAGCACACGGTTGATAATGTCATTTCTATTCCTGCCAAGACGTTCCTTTTTGCTCGTCATTTCTCGAACGAAGGTCTGACCATTGAGTGATCTCGTCTAATGTTTCATAAACATTGATCGCACAATCCGACATCGGCAAAACCGACACACAATAGCTAACCCAACCGGACATGTTACCTTTTaacgaaatcaaaacaaaacaaacaatcggaGGAAATCAAAACGTGTCCTCCCCTATCAGCGTAGGCATCATTCTCGGTTCAACGAATTTAGTTCAGTGTGGGCCAAGTGCAACGATAATCACCGGCACCGTAATTTGATAAGGCGCAAGACACTCACAGTTGCTGCGAATATTTATTGAAGCAAAGCCCCCTGCTTCACGGCGCTAGAGATCCGCTGACTGACTCATCTTTcacaacgcacacatacaactaGCAAAGAACTGACGCACCTTCCGTGAACACTCGCGAGGAGCTAAGCCAGTTCCTGCTATCAAACGAACTATGCAAACATTAGATCAGCGCTACGAATTTTGATCCGCCACCCGTTTTGGTATGGATCACTGCGTATTTGTTCAATCATTTGCACGTTCATCCGAACCTTATACGGCGAATTGGCATTTCTCAAGCACAACCTACCACGTGAAGATTGCACCTGCTTTGCAATGAGACCCGAGCGAGCTCAAATAACACTGTGCAGTGCTGTTCACTTCATATTACTATGGGCGTTGAATATGCATCTATTTACTAACGAACCCCAATTCCACCATATTTGGTAAAGCAAATAACATCCATGTATCCTCTTgctttgaacaaaaaatatgtattaatTAAGAGCAAATAACAATAACTGAGTTGTGCTACTCGGCTTCCATCTCAAACACGCTTGCATCACATTAAGACGAAACGCTGTGCAAACGTTCCCATCTTTATTACCCTGCCGACCTTAGAGAATTCGCGACAGCAGCCAGGCTCCTGCCGCAGCAACTCATCAGTCGTGCGCCGGTTGGAACGTGCCAAAATAGGCAATAAACTATAGTAATATTGCTTCCACACGACCCACAGGGCGCTGCAGACTGCGTTTTACATCAGCAAAGACCTCTCATAATGACTTGACGGATGCATGCTACCGTATGCCACAATATTTCGCCC contains:
- the LOC120898748 gene encoding titin homolog isoform X1 yields the protein MISVKRPSVPGHPSAHHHHHHHHHHHHHHQQQPHQHHRQHHQLHSLQNGASSASAVTSAPLVTTTSANNNRLIRSRNQLSSTGSNEQQQQQESKHQTQNHWTSGGVVSNGGATVGAFGGGGGQVNRPTGAASWTGTGSGCSIITNGGSLYYSSSNGYGVGTASVNPKIRDIYEFDSLFLLPSCALTSDKALNLRKDLAAYDFDIKILEDSPRGSHNVWQSGNRDATVQKQSRPSSANRDRLHEQSVAHTLHWFACVGDDSVDNGRNTEELQKEREERIKQMKERQNEERQKKLEELKAQALAAQKFREQKEEERRRRMDDLRRRESDRRSQVEERRRAIIEADNERREYILRKNQERDQRMETKRRNDRGSIQFAFGSSTPRMIDTSDSGMCSSFWAHRRATSITNVAYTGAALTRRSSERELTDSASKKRATSASGLDRSTDDQRRMSSSMYEVFNWTSTSECPRKLTFSLAGSGINIDDPPTAAEYQPAASRNYASGKDDTAEMNYQRTVNRRKTDLMPTIPSPRDSSRSSLGTHTPRTPGRAFSMTRLDQLAQPRRRNGEHISAILERERRQALELENLTRLSLSSSRSSPTGSGGNSKRMSRSMSQLAGSGAKYRNQSQDSNSGRSPGFGGGRKSSFNSSSINSGSTSPMRRNDTSKSMSQLNTAGSTPRITKTERLRQQYHHHQQQQQHHQQHQNQLLVTNGLRSGEMTPTSLNTSRPGSAMSSSTTASGIVYRRTLPAQRKPRPASIAVTGVSASGLKEDKPPLPKTGSGASTGSGISSATSKHRLSSAGSGSITTTPAKSASGTETPTKKPLTLHSAEKRSAGARGATPKASSTPLQSPGPEKASRNLLDSLKKSADGPKKVPASKTPAQKDDAVVVEAKQEPPSVAAPKVEELSAQQEAILQRDDGSQQASLVEVDQSFGQEEQPQQQQEEVVVPVQQEAPAPAQTEDAELPKQAEEAVTVEVVEQAPTTKQQQQAPLEQQDVSAVQAAEPTVMVAEEVPENVNGSLTVEVSGAGADAMTASMIAKRINTEEEAKAALAERRRLAREEAERLAELERKRIEAEEQAERQRILEEEERLRKLEEETIRLAEEQRRMEEERLQQAIEEARRRDEEERKRREEEARQKAEREEAERKAREEAERQRVEMAERLKKEEKEREERRKRVEAIMSRTRAKGAANNTPTKNNEDDKENAMSKSQIVLSSTPAALPTGTAMSASTISMTDSFIASEIRQEQQQQQQQQTQHQSLEQAMESLSLSNNNTTSSNSSSSSSDTLANSSTINNNINNNNNNTNGGNVQFDKSVTEKENLLLASSTAGAAVVVANNNLNNGSTSNGTVVEPATNEEGTNGTKGESLLLTTNGKSEQQSPAMMASSNGSSNATTANSTSDLIIEDALMGQTNGHKNGTMDNVFAVNDSMKAQTVPTELTNDFYTPKNGDHHQNGDSSGDGADRDAYPSLIEPNTAGTEQQQHCSSFDSSGTVSTATTETTIVMADGASTNADQLIDFASFSTSEEPFGHSMPRDTSVSDANFNPLLASPAFGGSVAGAGSENETSLAQHTPLDVHNISNNNSINPFFTVSDPVLLDSKRRESGGNDAPEAVLFDLTLDNTGNGGSNNSITSSPFFNNNNNNNNNNTAPSSNNTPWLVSATTDGQENRDLSLL